Within the bacterium genome, the region GTCCACCACGAATCTTTTTCGAGGCGAGAATCAGAGTAAAAAAGGTTACTATAACTAACAGTAAAAGTATGCTGAGGACTTCTATCATTTTTCATCCTCCTTCTCCGTTTTGTTTTTTTCGCGCCTGTACCAGATGCGAAGTTTGTCATTTCCTTCTAAATAAGAAATAAGTGATAGTAACCCTATAATTACAAGGATTAGAGGCCAATCTCTCCCCCATTGCCATGAGAACACACCTATTTTATTGAGCCATATCAGAAGCCCAATGATTATGAGCAGTATGCCACTACTGATCATTTTTACCTCCTTTGTTTTTGTATATTAAAATTTTCCACGATTTGTTGTGAAAATTTTACTCGATTGATATTTTAACCACGTCGCCATCTTCGCTGTTAATGTCTACTATGGTTCCGTTGGCGCCTTCCTCAATTGTTGTTATAAGTTGGTTAAGGTCTATCTCATGCTGTTCAAGGGTTGCTTTTGCGTCCTTGGGGATGAAGCTGGAGAGGAATTTCACGAGGCCGAGAGGTATGGTGATGTTTACATTATCACCATCAGAGTCACGAACAGTTATTTTGATGAATTTTCCAGTTTTAGGTGTACTAAGTGCTTCCCCCATGGCGTCAAGCAGTTTTGCTGCCTGCTCGGCAGTAAGCTTTCCCTCCTCAACCATTTTTAGTATTCTTATGACTTCCTCCTTCATTACTGTTCCTCCTCAAATTTGAGGGTAAAGTCTCCCCCAACAGTTTTAATAAAGACCTCCCTGTGATTTTCATCACCAAAAACGTAGGAGTCTCCAGATTTTTGCATTTCAGGTGGAAGTTCTATATCTCCACCAATAGCCTTAAGTTG harbors:
- a CDS encoding DUF5668 domain-containing protein gives rise to the protein MISSGILLIIIGLLIWLNKIGVFSWQWGRDWPLILVIIGLLSLISYLEGNDKLRIWYRREKNKTEKEDEK